The Oscillospiraceae bacterium region CGACCGCTCCCTGCCAGACGTTGGAGCCTTGTCCCTTTTTTCCGGCGATTCTCTTGTCCCAAACAGTGTTGGCATCATGGTTAGCCCACATGATGTAAAACTTCATATCGCCGTTGTTGGGGGCTTTAAGAAATCCGTTGTCCAGACATTGCTCCAGAAAAGGTCTGTTGTCATACCAGTACCAGTCGTATATAAAAACATTGACACCGTGAGCCAGTGCGGCATTTATCTGACCGGCCATGACAAACGGGTCTGCCTCATTGACATATCCCCAAACGGGTTTTCTGTTCCAGTAATAACCGTTTTCCTTGCGTACGGAATTTTTGACTGTCTGCCATTCACCTATGCCCTCCGGCCAGAAAATACGGCTTCTGGGCTCGTCACCCGTATATGCAGGCCATATGTATGCGGCGATATCGTATTTACTCATGATAATTCTCCTTGATATAATACCTTTTGCTTATATTATAATGTGTTTATTTTGAGTTGTCAAGAACAATCACAAATATGGCTCAATTTTTCCACACGAAGTTGTAATTTATGGATTCTCCGCCGTCTACAAGAATATTCTGACCCGTACAGAAGGCGTTGGTTACCGTAAGGAAAAAAGCCCATTCTGCAATTTCCTCGGGAGTTGCCCAACGCTTCAGCGGTGTTTCGTCCATGATTTGCGACCATAAATCAGCATCATTGATAACACATTCGTTCAAAGGTGTCAATACACCTCCCGGGTCGAGGCTGTTACAGGTGGCACCATATTTTGCTATCCGCATGGCGACATTTTTGGTGTACGCCAGAATTCCGCCCTTGCTGGCACAGTATTCCGGAAATTCAGAGCCGGTGTGGGCACTTGCCGAGCCTATGTTCAGCACGGAACGGATTTTTTCCTGTACACCGTATTTTTCGGTGATGTGAATGAGGGCTTTAAGATTTATATCAATATCGTCCTCGTTTTGCGTACCTGCGTTGTTTATTAAAATGTTGACATCTTCGATGTGGGGAAGACTGTCGTAATCCCGCACGTCGCATACATAATGAATGTATTCCGGATGGCTTATTGTTTCTTTTTGTCTGTCAATTCCGAAAACCGTGTGACCGTCCTTCAGAAAACGCTGTGCAATGGCTTTGCCGATGCCCTGTGAAGTTCCTGTTATAAGTACTTTCATTTATGTCCTCCGTTAATATAATCAAGGTATTCCTGTCCGATTTTATGTTTTTTCCATGCCGTGATTATGCGATACCCGATAGGCGAGAACACAACTTCCATAATAAGCTCCGCTACGGCACCTGTCAGAGCGCACATGGAGCATTGTAAAAACGTCCAGCAAAATCCGTCCCAGTAAACGGGTGCAAAAAATATAAACACGATAACAGAAAAGATAAGGTTATCCATGAATTGACCGATAAAGGTGGAAATGTAGGCACTTGCCGCATACGCAAGCTTTGAATCGGGATTTTTCCTGAATTTCTTTGTAATTACCCAATTCAGAAAATTATTTATCACCGCAGATGCCAGAAATGCAACGGTACTGCCCAGAAGTATGAACCATGTACCCCCGAGAATACCGTCAAGTGCGGTGTAATCGTTGGCACTTGAGGGAATTATGCTTGCAACATAGAATACGGCGCAAGTAAGCAGATTTATGGAGGAAGCAAGCACCGCAACCTTATTTGATGCTTTCGGACCGAAATACTTTGTGATTATGTCCATACACATAAAGGAAAGCCAGGAAATCAGTATTCCGCCGTCGAGAGCTATCCATTCGGATTGAAAAAGGGTTTTGTTTGCCAGAAGATTCATGGATATGACGCTGACTACAAAAAGGGAAACAACGGTTGAGGGGATGTTGCGAAGCAGTATTTTTGTTTCCTCCCGTTCGCGTTTTATGCATAAAACGAATGAGGAAAGCACATTGTTTGACATAATATCTCCTAAAAAAATATGGTTTTGCATTTTGCAAAACCATAACTGAAAAAGTATTCTTAAGCATTAGTCCTGGTTTTGTTTAATGACAGGATGGTACAAACGAACTGTCACGGCAATTATTAGCAATTATTAAAAGAAGCTACTGCGAAAAACGACCAAGTCAGCGACTTGGTCGTTTTCTATGGGAGCGGGTGGATTCGGACCACCGAAGTCACTGACAACAGATTTACAGTCTGCCCCCTTTGGCCACTCGGGAACGCTCCCATAAATATTAGGTTAAGTTGCGTGGAGCTGGTGAAGGGACTTGAACCCCCAACCTGCTGATTACAAATCAGCTGCTCTGCCAGTTGAGCTACACCAGCATATGCTGTGATGCGGAACTGTCGTTCGCAACGTATTGTATTATATCACAGTTTGCTCGGTTTGTCAATAGCTTTTTTAAATTTTTTTTGGATTTTTGAAAAAATATGTTTTGAATATTAAAAGGCTGTCTGACGGTGTAACGTTTACAGACAGCCTTTTGGTTAAATCTTCAGTTTTTCCGACCGTTCCAGCATTGCATCCGCAATAACACGCCCCACGTTGAATATATTTTCCATAGCCACATTGAAAATATCAGCCGCTTCCTCACTGTCGTCAGAGGTGAGACTGTGCTGGGTGGTGACAGACCAGAGCTTTTCCGGGGTCATATCGTTCGTGAAAACGTCCATATTCACCGCACCGCGCACAGCTATGAAGCGGTCAAGCATTCCCATTCTGTCCATTACAACTGCCAGTGCGGAATCCTCCATTTCGGAGGATATGAACGGGTCGGGACAACCGTATGCTTCGGTCATGGCAATTCCGTTTGCATGTCCGCGCATACCTTTCCAATAGTTGTCACCCGAAAGTGTGGTGGCGCGCAGTACTGCGGGTTCGCGTATTGCCCATTCTGCACCATCAAAGGCGTCTGACATGTATTTTCGTGTTAAAGGTGTGGTTTTCGGAACTATATTTTTAACAAGCTCGTACACCTTTTCACACAGCTTTTTGTCCAGCACTTTGAAGGATGAGCTGTTGTATGATGCGTCCGGCATCCAGGTGGTAAAGCTGTCGCCGGACAGCTCGGTGCTGTCCACTCTGTGACCTATATCATAATCTACGCAGGCGGTTATGAGATATACATCTCCCATAACACCCTTTTCGTACGCCGCACCGCAACATCCCGTGCTGAGTACGTAGGCATCTGAAAAGTCAAAGCGTGCGTCGGTCAGCAGGACAGTGAGGCTGATTGCGGCGTTTACCTTTCCCATGCCCGCAACGTACAGTGCAACACCGTTTTTCACATAAAGCTTGTTATTTTCGTATGCAGCGACAATTTCATACTCCTCTCCGCCCTTGACATAGGCGTCGTAGTAGAACTGCGCTTCGCCGGGTGCATCTCCGCTCATTTCTCCCACCTCAAATTTGGGGAGAATGAGAAGTTTTATTTTAATTTTTTCCATAGTGTGTTCCTTTTGTAAGCATCAGGTCTGATTGCCCGCAAACTGAGTAATATAAAGCTCGTAATATCTGCCCTTCTGAGCCAGAAGCTCCTCGTGATTGCCTATTTCCACAACTCTGCCTTTATCCATAACAACTATCTTATCCGCATCACGAATGGTGGAAAGACGGTGAGCGATTATAAGGCTGGTGCGGTTTTTCATAAGCTTCACCATTGCATCCTGAATATTTTTTTCGGTACGTGTATCAACCGAGGAGGTAGCTTCATCCAGTATGAGTATCTTGGGGTCGGCAAGCACCGCGCGGGCGATGGCGAGAAGCTGGCGTTGACCCTGAGAAAGATTGGAACCTGCCTGTTTGAGAAAGGTATCATACTTTTCAGGCAGACGTTCAATAAAATATGATGAATTGCTCATGTCCGCCGCTTGCTTGACCTGCTCAAGGCAGGCAGTCATGTCCGAATAACGGATGTTGTTGCAGATAGTATCGGAGAACAGTACCGTATCCTGAAGAACGATAGCGATATTACGTCGAAGCTCGTCCGTTTTGATGTCGTTGATATTTACGCCGTCAATAAGAATTTCACCGCTGTCAATATCGTAGAAGTGCATCAGGAGGTTTACAACTGTGGTTTTTCCGCTTCCCGTTGCACCTACAAGTGCGATTTTCTGTCCCGGCGATACGTCAAGGTCAAAGTCGTAAAGTACCTGCTTGTCGGGCACATACGAGAAATTTACGTGATTGAAAGAAACCTCGCCCTTTATGTTGCTGAGGTCTCTGTCACCGCCGTCATCCTCGTCGGGCTGGTCGATAAGCTCGAATACACGCTCTGCACCTGCAAGAGCGGTCTGTAATGCACCGTACAGCATGGCGATTTCGTTGATGGGGCGTGAGAACTGTTTTGCGTAAATGATAAATGCTGAAATATCACCAACCGAAATCAATCCGTTCAGTGCAAAATATCCGCCGAATGCCGCCACTATAACAAAGCTTATGTTGGAAATACAGTTCATTATGGGGCCCATTGAACCGCCCAGAATTTCGGCGCGTATGCTTACGCTTGTAAGCTCGTCCGACATGGCGTTGAATTCCGATATTACGTGTTCCTCACTGCTGTATGAAACGATGGTTTTGTATCCTGTTATCATTTCCTCCGAATGACCGTTGAGGCGTCCCAACGCTATGGAACGTTTTTTGTACATGCGGCGCATGATTTTGGAAAGATACTTTGTTACAACAATTGTAAGAACTACCGTCAGCATTGTTATAAGGGTCAACTGCCAGCAGTAGTAGAACATTATTGCTATTGTTCCCACAATTGTCAGTACACCCGAAACCAGTGAGCCAAGACTTTGTGATACGGTGTTTGAAATGTTTTCAACATCGTTGGTCATACGGCTCATTATATCGCCGTTGGAGTGGGTGTCAAGATATTTTATGGGGAGATTTACTATTTTGTTAAACAGGTCGTGACGCATATGCCGTACTATACGTTGGCTGAGATGTGCCGAAAGAAGTGTCTGCCCCAGTGTGCACAGCACGTTGAGTGCATATACTATGAGCAGTACCGCCAGAATAACATAAAGCTGTTCCCAGCCTCCAAGGTCAATGGAGTCGATTGCCTGTCCCTGCAGTGCAGGCGCAATAAGAGAGGTGAGGGTTACAAGAATTACCGCGATAATAAGAGGGAGAAGAAGTTTGGCTTCCGTTTTGAAATAACTCAAAAGACGGCGTATGGTTTTTCCTGCATCTCTTGGCCTTTCAACTGCACGTCCCATAGCACCGGGACCGGGACCGCGACGCATCATGGGTCGGTTTTGCATGGGATCCTGTTCTTTGAACATTGTACCTTGACCGGGTCTTTTCTCAAAGCCGCGGGGAAGCTCTTTGGCATTGTTTTCGGGAGTCATCATATGTTGTCACCTTCTTCCTTAAGCTGTGAGCGGTAAATGTCACTGTAAATATCCGATGTCTTTAACAGCTCTTCGTGTGTGCCCATTGCGCTTATTCTTCCGTTTTCAAGCACGGCTATACGGTCGGCGTTCTTTACGGAGGCAATTCGTTGAGCAATTATTATTTTGGTGGTGTCGGGACAATGCTCTTTCAGTGCCGCATAGAGATTTGCTTCGGTTTTAAGGTCGAGAGCACTGGTGGCATCGTCAAAAATAAGTATTTCCGAATTTTTAAGTACCGCACGCGCAATTGAAATTCGCTGCTTCTGACCGCCCGAAAGCGAATGTCCGCCCTCGGTTACAGGGGTGTAGTAGCCATAGGGAGCGGCACAAATAAAATCGTCCGCCTGGGCGATTTCCGCCGCTTTTTTAATTTCCCACTCGGTAGCATCCTGCTTTCCGAAGCGTATGTTTTCTTCAATGGAACGGGAATAAAGCTCCGCTTTTTGCAAAACCGTTGTTATACGGTTTCTCAGATCTTCAAGGGTATAATTCTTTACGTTGATGCCGTTTACCAGGACCTCACCCTCGGTGGCATCGTAAAAACGGGGAATAAGATTGATAAGCGAGGTCTTTCCGCATCCCGTTGCACCCATTACAGCAAGTGTTTCACCCTTTTTCAGCTTGAAGGAAATGTTGTCCAGCACCTTTTCTCCGCCCGAGTTGGGGTAAGAGAAACTCACGTTTCTGAACTCTATTTCGCCGCATATGGTATTTTCCTCGGGAATGGTGCCGTCGGTTATAATCTTTTCGCTGGAAAGTACTTCATTGATACGGTCGGCGGAGGCCTTTGCACGTGTGAATACCTGGAATATGTTTGCCATAAAGGTTACACCGTGAAGAATCATTGCAACATAGGTTATTGCCGCCATTATTTCACCTGTTGTAATGCCGGCACCGCTTTTTACATTAAGACCGCCTACCATTATAACGCCTACCACACATAGGTTGAGAACGATGTTCATGCAGGGTCCCATGAATGCCAGTAAGGATTGAACTCTGAGGTTGACTGAGCAAAGCTCGTCGTTGGCTTTGTCAAAGCGTTGCATTTCGTAATCTTCTTTTACGTATGCCTTGACAACACGGGCGCCTGCCACATCCTCCTGCATTACGTTGTTTACTCCGTCCAGCTTTTTCTGAACCACGGTGAAAAGCTTTGAGGCTTTTCCCATGAAGAAGATTACTATCAAAACCACAAAGGGCAGACCGCAGGCGGTTACCCATGCAAATACGGGCGCCTGACGGTACAGCATGATAATACCGCCTATGAACATGAAGGTACTGCGCACAAATCCGCGCACCGACATCATAACAAGAAACTGTACCT contains the following coding sequences:
- a CDS encoding ABC transporter ATP-binding protein, coding for MFKYLKKYWFLLIIAPLFMLGEIGMDLVQPDLMKTIVDDGVLAGNMALVLDVGLKMIVLVLLGGISGFLCGVFTNLAGQRFGNDLRKDLFSKIMNLSFQQTDKISTGSLVTRLTNDVTQVQFLVMMSVRGFVRSTFMFIGGIIMLYRQAPVFAWVTACGLPFVVLIVIFFMGKASKLFTVVQKKLDGVNNVMQEDVAGARVVKAYVKEDYEMQRFDKANDELCSVNLRVQSLLAFMGPCMNIVLNLCVVGVIMVGGLNVKSGAGITTGEIMAAITYVAMILHGVTFMANIFQVFTRAKASADRINEVLSSEKIITDGTIPEENTICGEIEFRNVSFSYPNSGGEKVLDNISFKLKKGETLAVMGATGCGKTSLINLIPRFYDATEGEVLVNGINVKNYTLEDLRNRITTVLQKAELYSRSIEENIRFGKQDATEWEIKKAAEIAQADDFICAAPYGYYTPVTEGGHSLSGGQKQRISIARAVLKNSEILIFDDATSALDLKTEANLYAALKEHCPDTTKIIIAQRIASVKNADRIAVLENGRISAMGTHEELLKTSDIYSDIYRSQLKEEGDNI
- a CDS encoding ABC transporter ATP-binding protein, with the translated sequence MFKEQDPMQNRPMMRRGPGPGAMGRAVERPRDAGKTIRRLLSYFKTEAKLLLPLIIAVILVTLTSLIAPALQGQAIDSIDLGGWEQLYVILAVLLIVYALNVLCTLGQTLLSAHLSQRIVRHMRHDLFNKIVNLPIKYLDTHSNGDIMSRMTNDVENISNTVSQSLGSLVSGVLTIVGTIAIMFYYCWQLTLITMLTVVLTIVVTKYLSKIMRRMYKKRSIALGRLNGHSEEMITGYKTIVSYSSEEHVISEFNAMSDELTSVSIRAEILGGSMGPIMNCISNISFVIVAAFGGYFALNGLISVGDISAFIIYAKQFSRPINEIAMLYGALQTALAGAERVFELIDQPDEDDGGDRDLSNIKGEVSFNHVNFSYVPDKQVLYDFDLDVSPGQKIALVGATGSGKTTVVNLLMHFYDIDSGEILIDGVNINDIKTDELRRNIAIVLQDTVLFSDTICNNIRYSDMTACLEQVKQAADMSNSSYFIERLPEKYDTFLKQAGSNLSQGQRQLLAIARAVLADPKILILDEATSSVDTRTEKNIQDAMVKLMKNRTSLIIAHRLSTIRDADKIVVMDKGRVVEIGNHEELLAQKGRYYELYITQFAGNQT
- a CDS encoding SDR family oxidoreductase codes for the protein MKVLITGTSQGIGKAIAQRFLKDGHTVFGIDRQKETISHPEYIHYVCDVRDYDSLPHIEDVNILINNAGTQNEDDIDINLKALIHITEKYGVQEKIRSVLNIGSASAHTGSEFPEYCASKGGILAYTKNVAMRIAKYGATCNSLDPGGVLTPLNECVINDADLWSQIMDETPLKRWATPEEIAEWAFFLTVTNAFCTGQNILVDGGESINYNFVWKN
- a CDS encoding VUT family protein encodes the protein MSNNVLSSFVLCIKREREETKILLRNIPSTVVSLFVVSVISMNLLANKTLFQSEWIALDGGILISWLSFMCMDIITKYFGPKASNKVAVLASSINLLTCAVFYVASIIPSSANDYTALDGILGGTWFILLGSTVAFLASAVINNFLNWVITKKFRKNPDSKLAYAASAYISTFIGQFMDNLIFSVIVFIFFAPVYWDGFCWTFLQCSMCALTGAVAELIMEVVFSPIGYRIITAWKKHKIGQEYLDYINGGHK